One Capsicum annuum cultivar UCD-10X-F1 chromosome 2, UCD10Xv1.1, whole genome shotgun sequence genomic window carries:
- the LOC124896100 gene encoding uncharacterized protein LOC124896100, translating to MQGGCIAEIGSCGTGFDSASGSIQTKKFRTKGSELADRKGEKNKAMPRAPSIRCSSIDEALSLSSRARCNTLFPSHEPRERLAPRGAKLIFLSG from the coding sequence ATGCAAGGAGGATGTATAGCTGAAATAGGATCTTGTGGAACAGGATTTGATTCTGCAAGCGGTTCAATACAAACGAAGAAATTTCGAACAAAAGGGTCGGAACTCGCTGATAGAAAAGGGGAGAAAAATAAAGCAATGCCAAGAGCTCCGTCAATCCGCTGTTCATCGATAGACGAAGCTCTCTCTTTATCATCTCGTGCCAGATGCAACACCCTTTTTCCTTCTCACGAACCACGGGAGCGCCTAGCGCCCAGAGGAGCAAAGCTCATTTTCCTTTCAGGGTAA
- the LOC124896099 gene encoding cytochrome c biogenesis CcmF N-terminal-like mitochondrial protein 2, translated as MGLWHSTRRQCGRMPPKRMEHFRSVGCVGSRITSELFTLKFKHVGAKCYPALLLRSNRSLLMLLRRCFFALSSLWTGALVDTGREQAKRVVRSGKKDTTASSFCWTADANTMVSDQDQELIRIWILTCRWFLTVGILPGSWWAYHELSRGGWWFRNPVENASFMPRVLATAHIHSVILPLLHSWTSFLNIVTFPCCVSGTFSIRSGLLAPVHSFAADDTRGIFLWRFFLLMTDIFIILFSQMKQQASVRRTYKKGDGCGAKYFCAPTSFGSRAEGGAHSLSGLLWGLLVPI; from the coding sequence ATGGGATTGTGGCACTCCACTCGACGCCAATGCGGAAGGATGCCGCCGAAAAGAATGGAACACTTTCGCTCTGTTGGATGCGTCGGATCCCGTATAACAAGCGAGCTCTTTACCCTCAAATTCAAACATGTGGGGGCAAAATGCTATCCTGCTTTATTGTTACGTAGCAATCGAAGCCTGCTTATGTTGCTTCGGCGGTGCTTTTTTGCCCTCTCTTCGCTCTGGACAGGAGCGCTAGTGGACACGGGGAGGGAGCAGGCGAAGCGTGTCGTTCGTAGTGGAAAGAAAGATACCACTGCTTCGTCTTTTTGTTGGACCGCCGACGCGAACACAATGGTCTCTGACCAGGACCAAGAACTAATTCGAATTTGGATCTTGACATGTCGATGGTTTTTAACCGTAGGCATTTTGCCAGGAAGTTGGTGGGCTTATCATGAATTAAGTCGGGGTGGCTGGTGGTTTCGAAATCCCGTAGAAAATGCTTCTTTTATGCCTCGGGTATTAGCCACAGCGCATATTCATTCAGTAATTCTACCCCTTCTTCATTCTTGGACCTCGTTTCttaatattgttacttttccATGCTGTGTCTCAGGAACCTTTTCAATACGGTCCGGATTGCTAGCTCCCGTTCATAGTTTTGCTGCAGATGATACACGAGGAATCTTTTTATGGCGGTTCTTCCTTCTAATGACCGACATATTTATAATTCTTTTCTCCCAGATGAAGCAGCAGGCATCGGTACGTAGAACCTATAAAAAAGGAGATGGTTGTGGCGCGAAGTACTTTTGTGCACCTACGTCATTCGGCTCGCGCGCAGAAGGTGGGGCTCATAGTCTTTCAGGCCTGCTCTGGGGGCTTCTAGTACCGATATGA